A region of Paenibacillus sp. JNUCC-31 DNA encodes the following proteins:
- a CDS encoding 4-hydroxyphenylacetate 3-hydroxylase family protein, protein MSRGQAYLQRLNDERKVWLDGECIRVTQHPAFRGTLQTVEGLFNLVDAPDTRETVAYWDEQTSGYVHQAFRVPRNAQEISNRAAAFRLWSDRTYGVMSRLSDYARSRLTGWYATRDEMAAHDPAYGDKIAAYYDEAKRKDAFLTIVQRDPQINRALPVGEDEDAMLRIISTNTEGVVIRGAKMVATAAPYADDIIAYPIQRIPGHRPELAHMVIVAAGSPGLHMVCRESFATPDSDNAHPLSMQYDEMDAVLFFDDVFVPWERVLLHNNPEAVWQIRCNAASSSLAYHQSIIRLHSKLEFITAITSSIAKEIGIDSFLNVQEQLGEMISQMQTIEGLIIASEAQAAPDVHGNWLPSFKYIETARNLGNRYYPRAVEILKTLAAGGLIQIPSGKLEPEGNISSMMNKYLGGVTMQAPEKIRLFQLAWELTGSPLGARHDLYERFYAGDPVRNRASQYMQYDKDQLYARVEPWLRNK, encoded by the coding sequence ATGTCTCGTGGACAAGCTTATCTGCAACGGTTGAACGACGAACGTAAGGTATGGCTTGATGGAGAGTGTATTCGAGTAACGCAGCATCCTGCCTTCCGGGGAACGTTGCAAACGGTTGAAGGTTTGTTCAATCTGGTAGATGCTCCGGACACGAGAGAAACAGTGGCTTATTGGGATGAGCAGACGAGTGGATATGTACATCAAGCTTTTCGAGTACCCCGTAATGCTCAGGAGATCAGCAACAGGGCAGCAGCCTTTCGATTGTGGTCTGATCGCACCTATGGGGTGATGAGCCGCCTGTCGGATTACGCCCGATCCCGTCTGACCGGATGGTACGCCACACGGGACGAGATGGCAGCGCATGACCCGGCGTATGGAGACAAAATCGCTGCCTATTATGATGAAGCAAAACGAAAGGATGCGTTCCTAACCATTGTCCAGCGTGACCCGCAGATTAACCGGGCTCTGCCTGTGGGGGAAGATGAAGATGCGATGCTCCGCATCATTAGCACGAATACGGAAGGCGTTGTAATCCGTGGAGCGAAAATGGTGGCGACCGCTGCTCCCTATGCGGATGATATCATTGCGTACCCGATTCAGCGTATTCCTGGACATCGGCCGGAGCTGGCCCATATGGTTATTGTTGCAGCAGGGAGTCCAGGGTTACATATGGTATGCAGAGAATCTTTTGCGACACCGGATTCGGATAACGCTCATCCGCTCAGTATGCAGTATGATGAGATGGATGCCGTTTTATTTTTTGACGACGTATTCGTTCCTTGGGAGCGTGTATTGTTACACAACAATCCCGAAGCGGTATGGCAGATCCGCTGCAACGCAGCATCTTCCAGCCTGGCTTATCATCAGAGCATTATACGGCTGCATTCGAAGCTGGAATTCATTACAGCCATTACGTCTTCGATCGCCAAGGAAATTGGAATTGATTCCTTCCTGAACGTCCAGGAACAGCTAGGAGAGATGATCAGTCAGATGCAGACGATTGAGGGACTCATCATCGCTTCCGAGGCACAAGCTGCGCCGGACGTTCATGGTAACTGGCTCCCATCCTTCAAATATATCGAAACAGCCCGTAATCTGGGGAACCGTTATTACCCACGCGCTGTAGAGATTTTGAAGACCCTTGCTGCAGGTGGCCTTATTCAGATCCCTTCCGGGAAGCTGGAGCCCGAAGGAAACATCAGCTCCATGATGAACAAATATCTTGGAGGCGTAACGATGCAGGCACCGGAAAAGATTCGATTATTCCAACTCGCCTGGGAGCTTACGGGAAGTCCGCTCGGAGCGCGACATGATCTGTATGAACGTTTCTATGCCGGTGATCCGGTACGCAACCGGGCAAGTCAGTATATGCAGTATGACAAGGACCAACTATATGCACGGGTTGAACCATGGTTACGTAACAAATAA
- a CDS encoding response regulator transcription factor, which yields MRYTLLIADDEPEIVELLQLYLEKDYNIVTAVNGVDALQCIRSTQIDLVILDIMMPVMDGLQLIKQIRSTHHMPVLFLSAKSQDHDKILGLGLGADDYISKPFNPLEIVARVEALLRRVNQFDAPEVPAAQELHLTLGELVLDRSQCILFRSGRPVTLTSTEYKIVELLLEQPGRVFTRKKIYEAVWGDYYAHEDSTIMVHISNIREKIERDSRQPEYLKTIRGLGYKIEAPMES from the coding sequence ATGAGATACACACTATTAATTGCAGATGACGAACCCGAGATTGTGGAACTGCTTCAGCTGTACCTCGAGAAGGACTACAACATTGTGACAGCCGTTAATGGAGTAGACGCGCTACAATGTATCCGTTCAACCCAGATTGATCTGGTCATACTGGATATTATGATGCCTGTGATGGATGGACTTCAGCTGATCAAACAAATCAGGTCCACACATCACATGCCTGTTCTGTTCTTGTCAGCCAAAAGCCAGGATCATGACAAAATCCTTGGACTTGGACTGGGTGCCGACGACTATATCTCCAAGCCATTCAATCCGTTGGAGATTGTCGCCAGAGTGGAAGCTTTGCTCAGAAGGGTGAATCAATTCGACGCACCAGAAGTGCCTGCTGCCCAAGAGCTACATTTGACTTTGGGTGAGCTTGTACTTGATCGATCCCAATGTATTCTTTTTCGCTCGGGGAGGCCTGTGACGTTGACCTCTACAGAATATAAAATCGTGGAGCTTCTGCTGGAGCAGCCGGGCCGGGTCTTCACTCGCAAAAAAATATACGAAGCCGTCTGGGGTGATTATTATGCGCATGAAGACAGCACTATTATGGTACATATCAGCAATATTCGGGAGAAAATCGAGCGCGATTCCAGACAACCGGAATATTTAAAAACGATAAGGGGACTGGGATACAAAATTGAAGCGCCCATGGAAAGCTAG
- a CDS encoding HAMP domain-containing sensor histidine kinase → MKRPWKAREKRLLQTSLTLDFLLFNFFLLLLVLIVYIIINLDIVDFRISNQVVDPDLNVEAHVYVTELENEWLSGSSGEASNTEIQRLKDSGGWIEVLDGDRRVIHNIGDKQDTFTQYTEAELYEGLENRNDQPYYYSISPLTTEGTGEYLLLKIPRDLVSVRINDNQLITNLKHPLSFYIMIGIGLVLLLIFVYSYWVARRIKKPLSILSSGLTQMIQGNYSTRMSISAEREFVQIGETFNYMADVIENTSAEKRYAEESKQRLIVDLSHDLKTPITSIQGYAQALVEGRGEDKDRQQRYLGYIYNKSVQVARMIQNMLELLKVDSPDFRMHIQQREIGEFVREIMADTYGEIEQNHFALHVLVPDEEIYARYDPELLSRVIQNLITNALSYNPRGTELRVELISLDTHVIIEVADTGVGIPQELWATIFDPFVRGDEARTGTGGTGLGLAIARRNTEKMGGRLTLSRRGRETTVFTIQIPK, encoded by the coding sequence TTGAAGCGCCCATGGAAAGCTAGAGAAAAGCGGCTGTTGCAAACGTCCCTGACCCTGGATTTTTTGCTGTTCAACTTCTTTTTGTTGCTGTTGGTATTGATCGTGTACATTATCATTAATCTGGATATAGTCGATTTTCGAATCTCGAATCAGGTGGTTGATCCCGATCTGAATGTGGAGGCGCATGTGTATGTGACAGAACTGGAGAACGAATGGCTATCCGGTAGTTCCGGTGAGGCCAGTAATACCGAAATCCAGCGGCTCAAGGACAGCGGCGGATGGATTGAAGTGCTGGATGGGGATCGCAGGGTCATTCATAATATCGGTGACAAGCAGGATACATTCACTCAATATACTGAAGCCGAGCTATATGAGGGACTCGAAAACCGAAATGACCAGCCATACTACTACTCCATTAGTCCACTTACGACAGAGGGAACAGGAGAGTATCTTCTATTAAAGATTCCGCGTGACCTGGTCAGTGTGCGGATTAATGATAATCAACTGATTACCAATTTGAAGCATCCTTTATCCTTTTACATTATGATCGGGATCGGATTGGTTTTGCTGCTGATATTCGTATATAGCTATTGGGTTGCCCGGCGAATCAAAAAGCCACTGAGTATTCTTTCGTCAGGTCTTACCCAGATGATCCAAGGGAATTATAGTACCCGTATGTCCATCTCGGCAGAGAGGGAATTTGTCCAGATTGGCGAAACCTTCAATTATATGGCAGACGTCATTGAGAATACTTCTGCGGAGAAACGATATGCCGAAGAGAGCAAACAGCGATTAATTGTGGATCTGTCACATGATCTCAAGACCCCGATCACGAGTATTCAGGGATATGCCCAGGCTTTGGTGGAAGGGCGCGGGGAAGACAAGGACAGGCAGCAGCGATATCTGGGTTATATTTACAACAAGTCCGTTCAGGTTGCGCGCATGATTCAAAATATGCTGGAATTGCTCAAAGTGGATTCACCTGACTTCCGTATGCACATTCAGCAGCGGGAAATCGGCGAGTTCGTGCGTGAGATCATGGCCGATACGTATGGTGAGATTGAGCAAAACCATTTTGCCCTTCATGTGCTCGTCCCAGATGAGGAGATCTACGCAAGGTATGATCCGGAGCTGTTGTCCAGAGTAATTCAGAACCTGATTACGAACGCTTTGTCCTACAACCCAAGGGGGACGGAGCTTCGTGTGGAGTTAATTTCACTGGACACCCATGTGATCATTGAGGTAGCGGATACCGGCGTGGGCATTCCTCAGGAGTTGTGGGCAACCATCTTTGATCCATTTGTTCGAGGGGATGAAGCACGCACGGGAACTGGAGGGACTGGACTTGGACTTGCAATTGCCCGGCGGAACACCGAGAAGATGGGTGGACGGTTAACCCTCTCCAGACGCGGACGTGAGACAACGGTGTTCACTATACAGATTCCGAAATAA
- a CDS encoding AI-2E family transporter, translated as MFKVNSFVRFSIALALVLINIYLLSRVSFIFQPIVTMLTVITVPMMLSVFFYYLLRPLVNYMEKKKLNRTLSILLIYLVFGVLFALFIVGLWPSLREQVINLVDNAPYLINSLSLQLKELEQNGAITALFPEGSTPFSQITDYINKGFTFVTNYVSGFFSIISSFAIVLFTFPIILFYMLKQGEKFGRRLVHIAPKRFQKDSREVVLEIDQALSGFIVGRVLVNLALGLLMYIGFLIIGLPYALLLTVIAVIMNFVPFIGAILSSVPIVIMGLVVSPSVAIWSLIIILVAQQIQDNLVAPYVFGKKLDIHPLTTIILVLGAGDLGGIIAILIIIPVYMIVKIILVRIYQLFFKDKWQNA; from the coding sequence TTGTTCAAAGTAAATTCGTTTGTACGTTTCAGTATTGCGCTGGCACTGGTATTGATTAATATCTATTTGTTATCACGTGTCAGCTTTATTTTCCAACCGATTGTGACCATGCTTACGGTGATTACCGTGCCGATGATGCTGTCCGTATTTTTTTATTATCTGCTTCGGCCGCTCGTCAATTACATGGAGAAAAAGAAGCTCAACCGCACACTGAGCATTTTACTGATCTATTTGGTGTTTGGTGTACTTTTTGCCCTGTTTATTGTAGGACTATGGCCTTCTTTACGTGAGCAGGTGATTAACCTGGTCGATAACGCTCCATACCTGATCAATTCACTGAGTTTGCAGCTCAAAGAACTGGAACAGAACGGTGCCATTACAGCTTTGTTCCCGGAAGGATCGACCCCGTTTTCGCAGATTACGGATTACATTAACAAAGGCTTCACCTTTGTAACGAACTATGTGAGTGGATTCTTCTCTATCATATCAAGTTTTGCGATAGTCCTGTTCACTTTCCCGATCATCTTGTTCTACATGCTGAAGCAGGGAGAGAAATTTGGTCGTAGGCTGGTGCACATTGCACCAAAACGGTTCCAAAAAGACAGCCGTGAAGTGGTGCTTGAAATTGATCAGGCATTAAGCGGCTTTATTGTGGGACGAGTGCTGGTGAATCTGGCTTTGGGCTTACTGATGTATATCGGTTTCCTGATCATCGGTCTGCCTTATGCACTGCTGTTAACCGTGATTGCGGTCATTATGAACTTTGTTCCGTTTATCGGGGCGATCCTGTCTTCTGTTCCTATTGTCATTATGGGACTGGTGGTATCCCCTTCTGTTGCGATCTGGTCACTCATTATTATTCTGGTAGCTCAGCAAATTCAAGATAATCTGGTTGCACCGTATGTATTCGGCAAAAAACTCGATATTCACCCGCTTACCACCATTATATTGGTGCTGGGTGCAGGTGATCTGGGCGGGATTATTGCCATTCTGATTATCATCCCTGTCTACATGATCGTTAAAATTATTTTGGTTCGAATCTACCAACTATTCTTCAAGGATAAATGGCAGAACGCTTAA
- a CDS encoding Asp23/Gls24 family envelope stress response protein, which translates to MSEIIPQPYNEPEYIEPQLVQMGAIHISNDVVSKIVGMAAQATGGISSMSVGLTEGIAKSISGKSLQKGIDVAIKDDQASIQLRINVQYGSKMHEVCQELQHNVQQAVEQLTGIMVNEIKVYVVGVTMQEQM; encoded by the coding sequence ATGTCTGAAATCATCCCACAACCATACAATGAACCTGAGTATATTGAGCCACAATTGGTTCAAATGGGCGCCATTCATATTTCCAACGATGTGGTATCCAAGATTGTCGGCATGGCAGCCCAGGCTACCGGGGGAATATCCTCCATGTCCGTTGGTTTAACCGAAGGCATTGCCAAGAGCATCAGCGGAAAGAGCTTGCAAAAAGGGATTGACGTAGCGATTAAAGATGACCAGGCATCCATCCAGCTGCGTATCAATGTTCAATATGGCAGCAAAATGCATGAAGTCTGTCAGGAACTTCAACATAATGTGCAGCAAGCTGTGGAACAACTGACCGGCATTATGGTGAATGAAATTAAAGTATATGTGGTTGGTGTGACCATGCAGGAGCAGATGTAA
- a CDS encoding AraC family transcriptional regulator, with product MCKNNHSQELQLLHYGTEACAPGHHFGPAMRDYYKIHYILDGKGTFEVGGNKVTLRKGQGFLIVPHSVVHYEADQNDPWEYTWVAFQGSSCPSLLQQACLSEYHPIFELSNDDEMRSCLHRMINSRNTHKGWEVSMTGLLFQFFSILIDQANEDSSISVQDYTKETYVTQVMDFIEINYANTITVQSIASHIGLQRSYLCSLFKDKMGTSIQSYLVNYRMRRAAELTLDPALTIGDISRSVGYADQLLFSKMFKKVMGEAPTYYRKHKTAPSHLCS from the coding sequence ATGTGCAAAAACAATCACTCTCAGGAATTGCAGCTCCTTCATTACGGCACAGAAGCTTGTGCACCTGGTCACCACTTCGGCCCGGCCATGCGAGATTATTACAAAATCCATTACATTTTGGACGGCAAAGGTACCTTCGAAGTCGGAGGCAACAAGGTTACGTTGCGCAAAGGACAGGGATTCCTCATCGTCCCCCATTCGGTCGTTCATTATGAAGCAGATCAGAATGACCCATGGGAGTATACCTGGGTTGCTTTTCAAGGGAGCAGTTGCCCTTCCTTATTGCAGCAGGCTTGCCTGTCTGAGTACCACCCAATCTTTGAACTGAGCAATGATGATGAGATGCGCTCTTGTCTGCATCGTATGATCAACTCTCGCAATACACATAAAGGCTGGGAGGTCAGCATGACGGGATTGCTGTTTCAGTTTTTCTCCATTTTGATCGATCAGGCAAATGAGGACAGCTCCATATCAGTCCAGGACTATACCAAAGAAACCTATGTCACCCAGGTGATGGATTTCATTGAGATCAATTATGCCAATACCATAACGGTGCAGTCCATTGCATCTCATATTGGGTTGCAGCGAAGTTACCTGTGCTCCCTTTTCAAAGATAAAATGGGCACCAGCATTCAGTCGTATCTGGTCAATTACCGAATGCGCAGGGCGGCTGAACTGACGCTGGACCCTGCCTTGACCATTGGCGATATCTCCCGCTCTGTCGGGTACGCCGATCAGCTGCTCTTCTCAAAAATGTTCAAAAAGGTGATGGGCGAAGCTCCCACATATTACCGCAAACACAAAACAGCACCCTCCCATTTATGCAGCTAA
- a CDS encoding aldo/keto reductase yields the protein MPYTASEQRYSEMKYARSGKTGIKLPQIALGLWQNFGGNRTLDIQEEMILRAFDLGINHFDLANNYGPPPGSAEENFGVILKKHLRPYRDELLISTKAGYHMWNGPYGEWGSRKNLIASLDQSLSRMGLDYVDIFYHHRPDPETPLEETMTALDHIVRQGKALYVGLSNYDAEQTQEAVTILRRLGTPCLVHQPNYSMLNRWIEDGLQDVLDEHGVGSIAFCPLGRGQLTNKYVDKIKEERANPTGNLRKEAYTDERIAKFEALQTVAERRGQTISQLALNWILRGNRVTSALIGASRVSQIEENVAALQAPELTTEELNEMEIILEGIGNYAW from the coding sequence ATGCCCTATACAGCGAGTGAACAACGATACAGTGAAATGAAGTATGCACGCTCTGGCAAAACCGGAATCAAGCTGCCACAAATTGCGCTGGGTCTATGGCAAAACTTCGGTGGAAACCGCACCCTGGATATTCAGGAAGAGATGATCTTGCGTGCTTTTGATCTGGGGATTAACCATTTCGACTTGGCCAACAACTATGGGCCGCCTCCCGGATCAGCCGAAGAGAATTTCGGTGTCATTCTCAAAAAACATCTGCGTCCTTACCGTGATGAATTGCTCATCTCAACCAAGGCGGGTTATCATATGTGGAACGGTCCATACGGCGAATGGGGTTCCCGCAAAAATCTGATTGCCAGTCTGGACCAAAGTCTGAGCCGAATGGGACTGGATTACGTAGATATTTTCTATCATCATCGTCCAGATCCAGAAACACCGCTTGAAGAAACGATGACTGCGCTGGATCATATCGTTAGACAGGGTAAAGCTCTGTATGTAGGCTTGTCCAACTATGATGCCGAACAGACCCAGGAAGCAGTTACCATTTTGCGTCGTCTCGGAACACCATGTCTGGTTCACCAGCCAAACTATTCGATGCTGAATCGCTGGATTGAAGATGGGTTGCAGGATGTGCTGGATGAACATGGCGTAGGGTCCATTGCATTTTGTCCGCTTGGCCGCGGTCAGTTGACGAATAAATATGTGGACAAGATTAAGGAAGAGCGTGCCAATCCAACAGGCAATCTGAGAAAAGAAGCCTATACAGACGAACGGATCGCCAAGTTCGAAGCGCTTCAGACGGTTGCCGAACGCAGAGGTCAGACGATATCTCAACTTGCTCTGAACTGGATTTTGCGTGGTAACCGTGTTACCTCTGCCCTGATTGGTGCCAGTCGTGTGTCCCAGATCGAAGAAAACGTAGCCGCCCTTCAGGCACCCGAACTAACAACAGAAGAGCTAAATGAAATGGAGATCATTCTGGAAGGTATCGGAAACTACGCTTGGTAA
- a CDS encoding patatin-like phospholipase family protein encodes MTYHFKNLVFEGGGVLGCAYVGVIEGLSDKGILPLISRVGGNSAGSIVALLISLNYSPKEIIKELTELDLKKFADDDWGLIRDTTRFFNKYGWHKGQEMMKWLEEKIKYKTGSKDTTFGQMQLLKKEKNFKDLYVTGTNVNRRFSRTFSHEKDDAMRIADAIRISMSIPLFFEAVEYEEETYVDGGVLLNYPIKMFDRQRFLENKENGVEIGFYEKFQLESISDPFIYNKETLGFRIDSEIQRDIISGVMPPESHHINNIYDFSKNLIGSILDFQQNVSLMDLDYDRTVFIININKVSAINFKISQEEKDILIKSGKESTLKYFQNFENPEIVMLNRP; translated from the coding sequence ATGACATATCATTTCAAAAATTTGGTTTTTGAAGGTGGGGGAGTCTTAGGTTGTGCATACGTTGGGGTGATAGAAGGATTAAGTGATAAAGGGATACTGCCACTTATAAGCAGAGTTGGGGGGAACTCCGCAGGATCGATTGTTGCTTTACTCATTAGTCTGAATTATTCTCCGAAGGAAATCATCAAAGAACTCACTGAATTAGATTTAAAAAAATTTGCTGATGATGATTGGGGATTAATTCGTGACACCACACGATTCTTTAATAAATATGGTTGGCATAAGGGACAGGAAATGATGAAATGGCTCGAGGAAAAAATAAAATATAAAACTGGAAGCAAAGATACAACGTTTGGTCAAATGCAGCTACTAAAAAAAGAAAAAAATTTTAAAGATCTTTATGTGACGGGAACCAATGTAAATAGACGTTTTTCAAGAACCTTTTCTCATGAAAAAGATGATGCCATGCGAATAGCTGATGCAATACGAATTTCTATGTCGATTCCCTTGTTTTTTGAAGCTGTAGAATATGAGGAGGAGACCTATGTTGATGGAGGTGTACTACTGAATTATCCTATTAAAATGTTTGACAGACAAAGGTTTTTAGAAAATAAAGAAAACGGAGTAGAGATTGGATTTTATGAGAAGTTTCAGTTGGAGAGTATCTCGGACCCTTTTATCTACAATAAAGAAACATTGGGATTTAGAATAGATTCAGAAATACAGAGAGATATCATTAGTGGAGTTATGCCTCCAGAATCTCATCATATTAACAATATTTATGATTTTTCAAAAAATCTAATTGGTTCAATTTTAGATTTTCAACAAAATGTTAGCTTGATGGATCTTGATTATGATCGGACTGTGTTTATCATTAATATAAACAAGGTATCAGCAATTAACTTTAAGATTTCCCAAGAGGAAAAAGATATTCTGATTAAATCTGGGAAGGAATCTACGCTTAAATATTTTCAAAATTTTGAAAATCCAGAGATTGTAATGCTTAATCGTCCATGA
- a CDS encoding acyl-CoA synthetase, whose translation MENHPSDRVALRWLSDHKELEEITYGELLKQANRLAGGLRDLGLVRGDRVLVMVPRRIIAYVIYIACLKLGLAVIPSSEMLRAKDLEYRLRHSEARAVIVWSETTAEVEKMDADLPTLTHRIVASPNGDDRIPGEGWVNVQQLMQGQSDTMAAVETHRDDMAILAYTSGTTGNPKGVVHSHGWGYAHLRIASSLWLDIQPSDTVWATAAPGWQKWIWSPFLSVLGRGATGLVYNGSFQPKRYLELLQEHQINVLCCTPTEYRLMAKADDLGHHDLSALRSAVSAGEPLNQEVIEIFQRHFDLTIRDGYGQTESTLLIGSLKDAPVRIGSMGQSITPGLIEIINEEGQPVPAGEVGDIAVHKEMPALFRAYYQDEGRKEANQRGDYFVTGDRARKDEEGYFWFEGRSDDIIISSGYTIGPFEVEEALMKHASVKECAVVASPDEIRGNVVKAFVVLRDESLASPELVRELQNHVKSWTAPYKYPRKIEFVADLPKTSSGKIRRIELREQEKNNA comes from the coding sequence ATGGAGAATCACCCGTCGGATCGGGTTGCACTTCGATGGCTGAGCGATCATAAAGAATTGGAAGAGATCACGTATGGTGAGTTATTAAAGCAGGCAAATCGTCTTGCAGGGGGTCTGCGCGATCTTGGTTTGGTGAGGGGTGACCGGGTGCTGGTCATGGTACCACGCCGGATTATTGCCTACGTTATTTACATTGCCTGCCTGAAACTGGGCCTTGCTGTTATTCCTTCTTCCGAGATGCTGCGTGCGAAAGATCTGGAGTATCGTCTTCGGCATTCCGAGGCAAGAGCTGTAATTGTCTGGTCCGAGACTACAGCTGAAGTTGAGAAAATGGATGCAGATCTGCCGACTTTGACACACCGGATCGTTGCATCACCAAATGGTGATGATCGCATACCTGGGGAAGGTTGGGTCAACGTACAACAGTTAATGCAAGGTCAATCCGATACGATGGCAGCGGTGGAAACCCATCGTGACGATATGGCCATTCTCGCTTATACTTCCGGTACGACCGGGAATCCAAAAGGCGTAGTACATAGTCATGGTTGGGGATATGCCCATTTGCGGATCGCTTCATCGTTATGGCTGGATATTCAGCCTTCAGATACGGTTTGGGCAACGGCGGCACCTGGATGGCAAAAATGGATTTGGAGTCCGTTCCTGTCTGTACTGGGAAGAGGGGCAACCGGACTCGTGTATAATGGATCATTCCAACCTAAGCGTTATCTGGAACTGTTGCAGGAGCATCAGATCAACGTCTTGTGCTGTACGCCGACGGAATATCGGTTAATGGCCAAAGCAGACGATCTGGGTCACCATGATCTGTCTGCACTGCGCAGCGCCGTATCTGCTGGTGAGCCGTTGAATCAGGAAGTGATTGAAATTTTCCAGCGTCACTTTGACCTGACGATTCGGGACGGTTATGGACAAACCGAAAGTACACTCTTGATCGGAAGCTTGAAGGATGCGCCCGTACGCATTGGCTCCATGGGGCAGTCAATTACGCCGGGTCTCATTGAGATTATCAATGAAGAGGGACAACCTGTGCCTGCAGGTGAAGTAGGGGATATCGCAGTGCATAAGGAGATGCCTGCCTTGTTCCGTGCTTATTACCAGGATGAGGGACGGAAGGAAGCGAATCAGCGCGGAGATTATTTTGTAACAGGTGACCGCGCACGCAAAGACGAAGAAGGATATTTCTGGTTTGAAGGTCGTAGTGATGATATCATTATCAGTTCGGGATACACGATTGGACCGTTCGAAGTGGAAGAAGCGTTGATGAAACACGCCAGCGTGAAGGAATGTGCGGTTGTTGCAAGTCCCGATGAAATTCGCGGGAATGTAGTGAAAGCTTTTGTTGTGCTGAGAGACGAGTCGTTAGCTTCACCAGAACTGGTACGGGAACTGCAAAACCATGTGAAGTCATGGACAGCACCATACAAATATCCACGCAAAATCGAGTTTGTAGCCGATCTGCCGAAGACAAGCTCCGGTAAAATCCGTCGTATTGAGCTGCGTGAGCAAGAAAAAAACAATGCTTAA
- a CDS encoding aminopeptidase, translating to MSNFEQSFEKSLEQYAELVVKVGVNIQKGQDLLVTAPIETLEFTRLIVQKAYAAGAKYVQVDFDDDDITRSRFQYGSDDSFDYYPAWKADMMEKFAEAGGATLTIKVPDPELYKGINSDNVSRATKAAAHARRGYSKYTRNHEISWCLIKAPTKAWANKVFADIPEEDRIHVMWETIFKMNRVDGGDAVQNWRKHLDTLNAMSDLLNKKNYKSLHYRAPGTDLKIELVNNHIWGGGGSENKQGIYTVANMPTEEVFTMPKRSGVNGFVSSTMPLNLNGQLVDQMRITFKDGQVVAFTAASGEEHLKNLFATDEGARYLGEVALVPHDSPISNLNRIFYNTGIDENASCHLAVGSAYPFNMKDGTTMSNEELLKHECNVSLTHVDFMIGSAELDIDGELQDGTVEPVFRKGNWAF from the coding sequence ATGAGTAATTTTGAACAATCCTTTGAAAAATCGTTGGAACAATACGCAGAGCTGGTTGTCAAAGTCGGCGTAAATATTCAGAAAGGGCAGGATCTGCTCGTAACGGCGCCCATCGAAACATTGGAATTCACCCGTCTGATCGTGCAAAAAGCATATGCGGCAGGTGCCAAATATGTACAGGTTGATTTCGATGACGACGATATTACCCGCAGTCGTTTTCAATATGGCTCTGATGACAGCTTCGACTATTACCCAGCCTGGAAGGCGGATATGATGGAGAAGTTTGCAGAAGCAGGCGGTGCGACTCTCACGATCAAGGTACCTGACCCTGAATTGTACAAAGGAATTAACTCTGACAACGTTTCGCGTGCGACCAAGGCGGCGGCTCATGCACGACGCGGATATTCAAAATATACACGTAACCACGAGATTAGCTGGTGTCTGATCAAAGCGCCAACCAAGGCGTGGGCGAACAAAGTGTTCGCCGACATTCCAGAGGAAGATCGCATTCACGTCATGTGGGAAACCATCTTCAAAATGAACCGTGTCGATGGCGGAGACGCAGTACAGAACTGGAGAAAACACTTGGATACATTGAATGCCATGAGTGACTTGCTGAACAAGAAAAACTATAAAAGCTTGCACTACCGTGCACCAGGTACGGATTTGAAAATCGAGCTGGTGAACAACCATATCTGGGGCGGAGGCGGTAGTGAAAACAAGCAAGGTATTTATACCGTTGCGAATATGCCGACAGAAGAAGTGTTTACGATGCCGAAGCGCAGCGGAGTCAACGGATTCGTCAGCAGCACGATGCCGCTGAACCTGAATGGACAGCTGGTGGACCAGATGAGAATTACGTTCAAGGACGGACAGGTCGTTGCTTTTACAGCGGCTTCGGGCGAAGAGCACCTGAAAAACCTGTTTGCCACGGATGAAGGTGCACGTTATCTTGGTGAAGTGGCCCTGGTTCCACATGATTCCCCGATTTCCAACTTGAATCGTATTTTCTATAATACCGGCATTGACGAGAACGCATCCTGTCATCTGGCTGTCGGAAGTGCATATCCATTCAACATGAAGGATGGTACGACAATGTCTAACGAGGAATTGCTGAAGCATGAATGTAACGTCAGTTTGACCCATGTGGACTTCATGATTGGCTCCGCGGAGCTGGACATCGATGGCGAGCTGCAGGATGGTACGGTGGAACCTGTATTCCGTAAAGGGAACTGGGCATTTTAA